From Salvelinus namaycush isolate Seneca chromosome 27, SaNama_1.0, whole genome shotgun sequence, the proteins below share one genomic window:
- the s100s gene encoding S100 calcium binding protein S, with translation MSKEPSSNLENAMQMLIKTFHKYSGKEGDKYTLSRGELRELLTEELGSYLGNARDGEGVEKVMNDLDANSDGEVDFTEFIILMGALTVACNDFFMEYKPEKLVHTPFEKKEATAEKKE, from the exons ATGTCCAAGGAACCCTCTTCCAACCTGGAGAATGCCATGCAGATGCTGATCAAAACCTTCCACAAGTACTCAGGGAAGGAGGGTGACAAGTATACTCTGAGCCGGGGAGAGCTGAGAGAGCTGCTAACAGAGGAGCTGGGGAGTTACCTAGGG AACGCCCGGGATGGAGAAGGGGTTGAGAAGGTGATGAATGACCTGGACGCCAACAGCGACGGTGAGGTGGACTTCACAGAGTTCATCATCCTGATGGGAGCCCTGACAGTGGCTTGCAACGACTTCTTCATGGAATACAAGCCCGAGAAACTTGTCCACACACCCTTTGAGAAAAAGGAGGCAACAGCGGAGAAGAAAGAGTGA